Proteins encoded by one window of Candidatus Stoquefichus sp. SB1:
- a CDS encoding type II toxin-antitoxin system Phd/YefM family antitoxin → MDILGALKNTVSISLFNKGQASKIFDSVRKTGIKIVMKNNKPECVLMSPEDYVKMIDQLNDAKLLMLANERMAKVNPEKMMTQKEFDEKYGIMESDLQGFDEVEFE, encoded by the coding sequence ATGGATATCTTAGGTGCTTTAAAAAATACTGTTTCTATTTCTTTATTTAATAAAGGACAAGCGAGTAAGATTTTTGATAGTGTAAGAAAAACAGGAATAAAAATAGTTATGAAAAACAATAAACCTGAATGTGTGCTTATGTCTCCTGAAGATTATGTCAAGATGATTGATCAGTTAAATGATGCTAAACTCTTAATGCTTGCTAATGAGAGAATGGCAAAAGTTAATCCAGAAAAAATGATGACTCAAAAGGAATTTGATGAGAAATATGGAATAATGGAATCTGATCTTCAAGGATTTGATGAGGTAGAATTTGAATGA
- a CDS encoding type II toxin-antitoxin system RelE family toxin, with amino-acid sequence MIKWDVVYLEEAEEDFKKLDGSQKKLVRKALEKIASNPLSINEGGYGKPLGNKNNNDLSGFLKVKLKSAGIRIVYKVVKTENSMTVIVIGAREDNEVYDIAKKRADKLKL; translated from the coding sequence ATGATAAAGTGGGATGTTGTATATCTAGAGGAGGCTGAGGAGGATTTTAAAAAACTAGATGGTAGTCAAAAAAAATTAGTTCGTAAGGCATTAGAGAAAATTGCCTCAAACCCTTTAAGTATTAATGAAGGTGGATATGGCAAACCATTAGGAAATAAAAATAATAATGATTTATCTGGTTTTTTAAAAGTAAAATTAAAATCAGCAGGAATAAGAATAGTATATAAGGTTGTAAAAACTGAAAACTCTATGACAGTAATAGTAATAGGTGCAAGAGAAGATAATGAAGTATATGATATTGCTAAAAAAAGAGCTGATAAATTAAAGTTATAA
- a CDS encoding NAD(+) synthase, which yields MKDGFVRVGCASFDIQLGQVKENAKHIVEYAQKAVQEHVKVLLFPELCLTGYTIEDLFFQKRVLNEINKQIDYILDATYELDLLLVIGAPLVHMNKLYNCAIVICEGQILGVVPKTYIPTYHEFYEGRHFASAPQKTTEIMINGEYYPFGTDIIFEAFHQQHLKIAVEICEDLWAPIPPSSKHCLNGATLILNPSASNDLTSKSDYRRLLVSSHSAKLICGYAYCNAGLGESTTDVVFSNHHIIAENGSLLEEAIQYEEGLIYSDLDLDKLVSERIEMTTYATKNDDYLYIPFEIDTEDLELERYYDPYPFVPSDSNQRAMRCKEVFDIQMHGLIQRLKAAHIQKVVIGISGGLDSTLALLVASMAYQKLGYPSKDIIAVTMPCFGTTSRTKNNALKMMEELKVTSLTVDISDAVKQHFHDIHHDENIHDVTYENSQARERTQVLMDIANQEGGIVIGTGDLSEVALGWSTYNGDHMSMYAVNVSVPKTLVRYLVDYVSSLYKGQPLEAVLQDILDTPVSPELLPAKDNEIVQKTEDIVGPYELHDFFLYHHVRFHYEPRKLYRIAHLAYQDKYDQATIKKWLTLFYRRFFTQQFKRSCIPDGPKVGSVALSPRGDLRMPSDANVQAWLEECEKL from the coding sequence ATGAAAGATGGATTTGTAAGAGTTGGTTGTGCTAGTTTTGATATACAGCTAGGACAAGTTAAAGAAAATGCAAAGCATATTGTAGAATATGCTCAAAAAGCAGTTCAAGAACATGTCAAGGTTTTGTTGTTTCCTGAATTGTGTTTAACAGGATATACAATTGAAGATTTATTTTTTCAAAAAAGAGTTTTAAATGAAATCAATAAACAAATTGATTATATTTTAGATGCAACATATGAATTAGATTTATTATTAGTCATAGGGGCACCTTTAGTTCATATGAATAAACTTTATAATTGTGCTATTGTTATATGTGAAGGGCAAATTTTAGGAGTTGTTCCTAAAACTTATATTCCTACATATCATGAATTTTATGAAGGGCGTCACTTTGCGAGTGCTCCACAAAAAACCACTGAAATTATGATCAATGGTGAATATTATCCATTTGGAACTGATATTATTTTTGAAGCTTTTCATCAACAGCATTTAAAAATAGCAGTTGAAATTTGTGAAGATTTATGGGCACCTATTCCCCCTAGCAGCAAACATTGTTTAAATGGAGCCACTTTAATTTTAAATCCTTCTGCAAGTAATGATTTAACATCAAAATCAGATTATCGTCGTCTCCTTGTTTCTTCTCATAGTGCGAAACTCATTTGCGGCTATGCATATTGTAATGCTGGTTTAGGTGAATCTACAACTGATGTTGTATTTAGTAATCATCATATTATTGCTGAAAATGGTAGTCTTCTAGAAGAAGCCATTCAATATGAAGAAGGATTGATTTATTCTGATTTAGATTTAGATAAACTTGTTAGTGAAAGAATAGAAATGACCACATATGCTACAAAAAATGATGATTATCTTTACATTCCTTTTGAAATAGATACAGAAGATTTAGAATTAGAACGTTATTATGATCCTTATCCATTTGTTCCTAGCGACAGCAATCAACGTGCTATGCGTTGTAAAGAAGTCTTTGATATTCAGATGCATGGATTGATTCAAAGATTAAAAGCTGCTCATATTCAAAAAGTTGTGATTGGTATATCAGGAGGCTTAGATTCAACGCTTGCTTTACTTGTTGCCAGCATGGCTTATCAAAAATTAGGATATCCTTCTAAAGATATTATAGCTGTAACAATGCCTTGTTTTGGAACAACATCAAGAACGAAAAATAACGCCTTAAAAATGATGGAAGAATTAAAAGTGACGTCATTAACTGTTGATATTAGTGATGCTGTTAAACAGCACTTCCATGATATTCACCATGATGAAAATATTCATGATGTCACTTATGAAAATTCTCAAGCTAGAGAAAGAACACAAGTGCTTATGGATATTGCGAATCAAGAAGGTGGGATTGTCATTGGGACTGGAGATTTATCAGAAGTTGCTTTAGGATGGTCAACTTATAACGGTGATCATATGAGCATGTATGCTGTCAATGTTTCCGTTCCTAAAACATTAGTCAGATATTTAGTAGACTATGTTTCCTCACTTTATAAAGGTCAGCCACTTGAAGCTGTTTTACAAGATATATTAGATACTCCTGTTTCACCTGAATTATTGCCTGCAAAAGATAATGAAATTGTCCAAAAGACAGAAGATATTGTTGGTCCATACGAACTTCATGATTTCTTCTTATATCATCATGTGAGATTCCACTATGAACCACGTAAACTTTATCGTATAGCTCATTTAGCATATCAAGACAAATATGATCAGGCAACAATCAAGAAATGGTTGACATTATTCTACCGCCGTTTCTTTACACAACAATTCAAACGCTCTTGTATCCCTGATGGACCAAAGGTAGGAAGTGTCGCATTAAGTCCAAGAGGAGATTTAAGAATGCCTAGTGATGCCAATGTTCAAGCATGGCTAGAAGAATGTGAAAAATTATAA
- a CDS encoding GntR family transcriptional regulator: MNNFNANAPIYLQVVEDIKIKIMNGTLRPGDKISSVRELALELEVNPNTIQRAFSELEREGFIRTERAVGRFVADNLQLINECKQKQIRDNVHVFIEQMQILGVSKEDIVKYLNEEEEYGNVTSDTECK, from the coding sequence ATGAATAATTTCAATGCTAATGCTCCCATATATCTTCAGGTTGTTGAAGATATAAAAATTAAAATTATGAATGGAACATTACGACCAGGAGATAAAATCTCTTCAGTTAGAGAATTAGCTTTAGAATTAGAGGTCAATCCTAATACAATTCAAAGAGCATTCTCAGAACTAGAACGTGAAGGTTTTATTCGTACTGAAAGAGCAGTTGGTAGATTTGTTGCTGATAATCTGCAACTTATCAATGAATGTAAGCAAAAACAAATTAGGGATAATGTACATGTGTTTATTGAACAAATGCAGATACTCGGTGTGAGTAAAGAAGACATTGTCAAGTATCTTAATGAGGAGGAAGAATATGGAAATGTTACTTCAGATACAGAATGTAAGTAA
- a CDS encoding ABC transporter ATP-binding protein, giving the protein MEMLLQIQNVSKFYGSKKVLSDVNLNLKSGKIIGLLGPNGSGKTTLIKILNGLLKEYEGNITIDGKEIGVHSKEIISYLPDEPYFENWMTTTDALNLFKDMYKDFDYEKATSLMSRMNLEKGVKIKELSKGMKEKFQLALVMSRKAKLYILDEPIGGVDPAARDFILDVILNNYEQDATILLSTHLISDIEKIFDEVIFLKNGSIVLHEDSEELRMQRQLSIDEIFREEFKC; this is encoded by the coding sequence ATGGAAATGTTACTTCAGATACAGAATGTAAGTAAATTTTATGGTAGTAAAAAGGTTTTAAGTGATGTCAATCTTAATTTAAAAAGTGGGAAGATTATTGGATTATTAGGACCTAATGGAAGTGGTAAAACGACATTGATTAAAATATTGAATGGTCTATTAAAAGAATATGAGGGGAATATTACTATTGATGGAAAAGAAATAGGTGTTCATTCAAAAGAAATTATTTCTTATCTTCCTGATGAACCATATTTTGAAAATTGGATGACAACAACAGATGCACTCAATCTTTTTAAAGATATGTATAAAGACTTCGATTATGAAAAAGCAACTTCATTAATGAGTCGTATGAATTTAGAAAAAGGGGTTAAGATTAAGGAATTATCTAAAGGAATGAAAGAAAAATTCCAGTTAGCTCTTGTTATGTCAAGAAAAGCAAAGTTATATATTTTAGATGAACCTATTGGTGGTGTTGATCCGGCAGCAAGAGATTTTATTTTAGATGTTATTTTAAATAATTATGAACAAGATGCAACAATTTTGCTTTCAACACATCTTATTTCAGATATTGAAAAAATATTTGATGAAGTGATTTTCTTAAAAAATGGTTCTATTGTTTTACACGAGGATAGTGAAGAGTTAAGAATGCAGAGACAACTATCAATTGATGAGATATTTAGGGAGGAATTTAAATGTTAA
- the asnA gene encoding aspartate--ammonia ligase, which produces MSKIIIPKNYKPHLNLIETEVAIKMIKDTFERRLAEQLRLTRVSAPLFLLKNTGLNDNLSGIEKPVSFTSFELNHDDEIEIIHSLAKWKRDALHRYGFERHTGLYTDMNAIRKDEELDNIHSMYVDQWDWEMVISKEDRTMDYLKAIVAKIYNALLDVEFLMIRHYPQLGESILPDEIYFITSQELEDKFPDLSPKEREKAITQQQKAVCILQIGDLLKSGHKHDDRAPDYDDWTLNADILVYNTQLDDALEISSMGIRVDDIALKEQLAKANANERLELPYHQNIMNHILPLSIGGGIGQSRLCMFFLRKAHIGEVQASLWDEETMKLCAENQIHLL; this is translated from the coding sequence ATGAGTAAAATTATTATACCAAAAAATTATAAACCCCATTTAAATTTAATTGAAACTGAAGTTGCTATTAAAATGATTAAAGATACATTTGAAAGAAGACTCGCTGAACAATTACGTCTTACACGTGTATCTGCACCTTTGTTTCTCTTAAAAAATACAGGTTTGAATGATAACCTTAGTGGTATTGAAAAACCTGTTTCATTTACTTCATTTGAATTAAATCATGATGATGAAATAGAAATTATTCATTCTTTAGCCAAATGGAAAAGAGATGCTTTACATCGTTATGGCTTTGAGCGTCATACTGGTCTCTATACTGACATGAATGCCATTAGAAAAGATGAAGAATTAGACAATATTCATTCTATGTATGTTGATCAATGGGATTGGGAAATGGTCATATCAAAAGAAGATCGAACAATGGATTATTTAAAAGCCATTGTTGCTAAAATTTATAATGCTTTATTAGATGTAGAATTTTTAATGATTAGACATTATCCGCAATTAGGGGAATCTATCTTACCAGATGAAATTTATTTCATTACTTCTCAGGAACTAGAAGACAAGTTCCCTGATCTTTCACCAAAAGAAAGAGAAAAAGCTATTACTCAGCAACAAAAAGCTGTATGTATTTTACAAATTGGGGATCTTTTAAAATCTGGACATAAACATGATGATCGTGCTCCTGATTATGATGATTGGACTTTAAATGCAGATATTCTTGTTTATAATACCCAATTAGATGATGCTTTAGAAATTTCTAGTATGGGAATCCGTGTAGATGACATTGCACTTAAAGAACAATTAGCCAAAGCCAATGCAAATGAGCGTTTGGAGTTACCTTATCATCAGAACATTATGAATCATATCTTACCACTCAGTATTGGTGGCGGTATTGGTCAAAGTCGTCTTTGTATGTTCTTTTTAAGAAAAGCACATATTGGCGAAGTTCAGGCTTCATTATGGGATGAAGAAACAATGAAGTTATGTGCTGAAAATCAAATTCATTTACTTTAA